The following coding sequences lie in one Mus caroli unplaced genomic scaffold, CAROLI_EIJ_v1.1 scaffold_12385_1, whole genome shotgun sequence genomic window:
- the LOC110287803 gene encoding LOW QUALITY PROTEIN: vomeronasal type-2 receptor 116-like (The sequence of the model RefSeq protein was modified relative to this genomic sequence to represent the inferred CDS: inserted 3 bases in 2 codons; substituted 1 base at 1 genomic stop codon): MASFRIASSEYALLLVMFFATDVINKNPYVLPNMNLMLSIIGGNCHNLLRGLDQEYTQIDGHMNFVNYFCYYXDSCAIGLTGPSFKTSLKLAMHSSIPLVFFGPFNPKLHYHDRLPHVHQVATKDTHWFHCMVSLMFHFLWTWIELVISDDDQGIQFLSDLREESQRHGICLSFVNMIPESMQIYMTRAKIYDKQIMTSSAKVVIIYGEMNSTLEVSFRRWEDLGAQRIWITTSQWDIVLNKKVFTLNLFHGTITFAHHRIEIHKFRNFMQTMNSVKYLKDISHTILKWNYFNCLISKSSIKMDHITFNNTLEWTALHKYDLTMSDEGYNLYNAVYAVAHTSHKHILQQVESQEKAKPKRYFTACQQVSSLMKTRVFXNPVGELVNMKHRGNQCTEYDIFLIWNFPQGLGLKVNIGSYLPCFPQRQQLYISDDLEWAIGGTTVPSSVCSVACTAGFRKIHQKETADCCFDCVQCPENEVSNETAELEQCVKCPDNQYANLEQTHCLQRTVXFLAYEDPLGMALGSMALSFSDITILVLVTLVKYKDTPIVKANNCVFSYILLISLLFCFLCSLLFIGHPDQVSCIWQQTTFGVFFTVSVSTVLAKTITVVMAFKLTTPGRRMRGTIMTGAPKLVIPICTLIQLVLCGIWLVTCPPFIDXDIQSEHGKIVILCNKGSVIAFHIVLGYLGSLSLGSFTMAFLARNLRDTFNEAKFLTFSMLVFCSVGITFLHVFHRTRGKVMVFVEVFSVLASSAGXLMCIFVPKCYVILIRPDSNFIQNHKGKLLY; the protein is encoded by the exons ATGGCTTCTTTTAGAATTGCATCAAGTGAATATGCGCTTCTTCTGGTAATGTTTTTTGCTACTGATGTGATCAACAAGAATCCTTATGTTTTACCCAACATGAATTTGATGCTCTCCATCATTGGTGGAAATTGTCATAATTTATTGAGAGGTCTGGATCAAGAATATACACAAATAGATGGACATAtgaattttgttaattatttctgttatt atGATTCATGTGCCATAGGTCTTACAGGACCATCATTTAAAACATCCTTAAAACTGGCAATGCATTCTTCCATTCCACTG gttttctttggaccatttaaTCCTAAACTGCACTACCATGATCGGCTGCCCCATGTCCATCAAGTAGCCACCAAGGACACACATTGGTTCCATTGCATGGTCTCCTTGATGTTTCATTTTCTATGGACTTGGATAGAACTGGTCATCTCAGATGATGACCAGGGTATCCAGTTTCTCTCAGATTTAAGAGAAGAAAGCCAAAGGCATGGgatctgtttatcttttgttaaTATGATCCCAGAAAGCATGCAGATATACATGACAAGGGCTAAAATATATGATAAACAAATTATGACATCTTCAGCAAAGGTTGTTATCATTTATGGTGAAATGAACTCTACTCTAGAAGTAAGCTTTAGAAGATGGGAAGATTTAGGTGCTCAGAGAATCTGGATCACAACCTCACAATGGGATAtcgttttaaataaaaaagtattcaCCCTTAATCTCTTCCATGGGACTATCACTTTTGCACACCACAGAATTGAGATTCATAAATTTAGGAATTTTATGCAAACAATGAACTCTGTCAAATACCTAAAAGATATTTCTCATACTATACtgaaatggaattattttaattgtttaatctCTAAGAGCAGCATTAAAATGGATCACATTACATTCAACAACACATTGGAATGGACAGCACTGCACAAATATGATTTGACCATGAGTGATGAAGGTTACAATTTGTATAATGCTGTTTATGCTGTGGCCCACACCTCCCACAAACACATTCTTCAACAAGTAGAGTCTCAGGAAAAGGCAAAACCCAAAAGATATTTCACTGCTTGTCAGCAG GTGTCCTCCTTGATGAAAACCAGGGTATTTANGAACCCTGTTGGAGAACTGGTGAACATGAAGCATAGGGGAAATCAGTGTACTGAGTATGACATTTTCCTCATTTGGAATTTTCCACAAGGCCTTGGATTAAAAGTGAATATAGGAAGCTATTTACCTTGTTTTCCACAGAGACAACAACTTTATATATCTGATGATTTGGAATGGGCCATTGGAGGAACAACA GTTCCCTCCTCTGTGTGTAGTGTGGCATGTACTGCAGGATTCAGGAAAATTCATCAGAAAGAAACAGCAGACTGCTGCTTTGATTGTGTTCAGTGCCCAGAAAATGAGGTTTCCAATGAAACAG CAGAATTGGAACAGTGTGTGAAGTGTCCAGATAATCAATATGCAAACTTAGAGCAAACCCACTGCCTCCAAAGAACTGTGTAATTTCTGGCTTATGAAGATCCATTGGGGATGGCTCTAGGAAGTATGGCCCTGTCCTTCTCAGACATTACAATTCTAGTACTAGTCACTTTGGTGAAATACAAGGATACTCCCATTGTGAAGGCCAATAACTGCGTTTTCAGCTATATTCTACTCATCTCTTtactcttctgctttctctgctccctgctcTTCATTGGACATCCCGACCAGGTCAGCTGCATCTGGCAGCAGACCACATTTGGAGTatttttcactgtgtctgtttctaCAGTGTTGGCCAAAACAATAACTGTGGTCATGGCTTTCAAGCTCACTACTCCAGGAAGAAGAATGAGAGGGACAATAATGACAGGGGCACCTAAGTTGGTCATTCCCATTTGTACCCTAATCCAActtgttctctgtggaatctgGTTGGTAACATGTCCTCCCTTTATTGA AGATATACAATCTGAACATGGGAAGATTGTAATTCTTTGCAATAAAGGCTCAGTCATTGCTTTCCACATTGTCCTGGGATACTTGGGTTCCTTATCTCTGGGGAGCTTCACTATGGCTTTCTTGGCTAGGAATCTTCGTGACACGTTCAATGAAGCCAAGTTCCTAACTTTCAGCATGCTGGTGTTCTGCAGTGTCGGGATTACCTTCCTCCATGTCTTCCACAGAACCAGGGGGAAGGTCATGGTGTTTGTGGAGGTTTTCTCAGTCTTGGCTTCTAGTGCAGGGTTNCTAATGTGTATCTTTGTCCCAAAGtgttatgttattttaattagacCAGATTCAAATTTTATACAGAACCACAAAGGTAAATTGCTTTATTGA